A window of Littorina saxatilis isolate snail1 linkage group LG7, US_GU_Lsax_2.0, whole genome shotgun sequence contains these coding sequences:
- the LOC138971048 gene encoding zinc finger protein 70-like isoform X4, giving the protein MLKMAPADLQHILDMFCIPVTLPFHAVSDTSTPSPAAASMTPSDISDTQTATVTPGDTQSDVFSSISRHHSNDQQMSPTERAINIVESYSKGLLGSGEGTVNSRELPLTSQSQTKTSSDLPEECFQVRKPELLHLEDNDCFRRGSDQHATELCVNTQGVKVDSNERDIIHPVIKSENDLCNGEMTTSVSDMTTSDSVSDLPVSFSVSDVPGTVSASGKTQSVVRKKCKKSGKSGSKQKYKLEKIGAQLSDVPLEEMIQTFPVAAANDEPGGSQSTSCNDSTPKKRFQCRACDKRFTLELEAYTHVTCHTGSPYLRCFRCGKKFNGISRNCNIAVLEAHLNQHDDVRPYVCEVCAKTYQSSRSFRQHMTKIHDYVRGAPPSQDRSLSCQQCSFHATSRSKLSAHNKEVSEEEQQEEVQPGQLLATSTPTKKSHLCNTCGKMYARKWALVEHERHYHKIGGGSRYTCPYCDKEFMAKYSFESHINGHEGKKPFSCSTCNKHFCNTLSLRRHRATCPRVQPTAVLQCEECEKSFTQRKYLMQHKQTHKTLTLFCSFCFKGFQHSSSLSRHKKGCCARPSH; this is encoded by the exons ATGTTGAAGATGGCCCCAGCAGACCTCCAACATATCCTGGACATGTTCTGCATTCCTGTCACCCTGCCATTTCATGCCGTCAGCGACACTTCAACGCCTAGTCCTGCTGCTGCCAGCATGACACCCAGTGACAtatcagacacacagacagcaaCAGTAACACCAGGTGACACCCAGTCTGATGTTTTCAGCAGCATTTCAAGACACCACTCAAACGACCAGCAAATGTCACCGACAGAAAGAGCGATAAACATAGTTGAAAGTTATTCAAAGGGACTTCTCGGAAGTGGAGAAGGTACCGTGAACAGTCGTGAACTTCCTTTGACTTCACAGTCACAGACCAAAACAAGTAGTGACTTACCTGAAGAATGTTTTCAGGTGCGGAAACCTGAGCTGTTGCATCTTGAAGACAATGACTGTTTCAGGCGAGGTTCTGATCAACATGCTACTGAACTTTGTGTGAATACACAGGGTGTGAAAGTAGACAGCAATGAGAGAGATATAATCCATCCAGTGATAAAGAGTGAGAATGAtctttgtaatggtgaaatgacTACATCAGTCAGTGACATGACAACATCTGACAGTGTCAGCGACCTGcctgtctctttcagtgtcaGTGATGTACCTGGCACTGTTAGTGCCAGTGGAAAGACACAATCGGTggtcagaaaaaaatgcaagaAAAGTGGCAAGTCTGGGAGCAAGCAGAAATATAAGTTGGAGAAAATTGGTGCACAACTGAGTGATGTGCCCCTGGAAGAAATGATCCAGACTTTCCCAGTGGCTGCAGCAAATGAT GAACCAGGTGGTTCACAGAGTACGTCATGCAACGACAGTACACCCAAGAAGCGGTTCCAGTGCAGAGCATGCGATAAACGGTTCACGTTGGAGCTGGAAGCCTACACTCATGTCACATGCCACACTGGCTCCCCCTACCTGCGTTGTTTCCGCTGTGGGAAGAAGTTCAATGGCATAAGTCGCAACTGTAACATTGCTGTTTTGGAAG CTCACCTGAACCAACATGATGATGTGCGTCCGTACGTCTGTGAGGTGTGCGCCAAGACGTATCAGAGCTCCAGGTCGTTTAGACAGCACATGACAAAAATTCACGACTATGTACGCGGCGCCCCTCCCAGTCAGGACAGATCTCTCAGCTGCCAACAGTGCTCCTTTCATGCAACCAGCAGGTCCAAGCTAAGCGCCCACAATAAG GAGGTCAGTGAGGAGGAGCAGCAAGAGGAGGTACAACCAGGACAACTATTGGCCACTTCCACCCCCACGAAAAAATCACATCTGTGCAACACCTGTGGCAAGATGTATGCCAGAAAGTGGGCCCTGGTAGAACATGAGCGCCATTATCACAAGATTGGCGGTGGCTCGAGGTACACATGCCCGTATTGTGACAAGGAGTTCATGGCCAAGTACTCCTTTGAATCGCATATCAATGGGCACGAGGGAAAGAAGCCTTTTTCTTGCTCTACCTGCAACAAGCATTTTTGCAATACGCTAAGCCTGCGTAGGCATAGAGCCACATGCCCCCGTGTCCAGCCAACTGCAGTGTTGCAGTGTGAGGAGTGTGAAAAGTCATTCACACAGAGAAAGTACCTTATGCAACATAAGCAAACGCACAAGACATTGACATTGTTTTGCTCATTTTGTTTTAAAGGGTTCCAGCACTCCTCATCATTGTCTCGACACAAGAAAGGATGTTGTGCCAGACCATCGCATTAG